The Corynebacterium marinum DSM 44953 genome contains the following window.
CGCGGAGACGGCGGTCAGGCGGGCGGGGCGTGGAAGTCGCACGTGGTACAGGCTCCTTGAAAGTGACGGTTCCGATCAGTCTAGTCGAGGAGTTCCGGGTCCTGCTCAAGTCCGTAGCGCAGCGCCTGCAGCACTCCGGGAGCGACCTCCGGGCCGCCCCGCAGGTCGATCTTGTCCTCCGCGAACGGGCCGGACTCCTCGATCTCCTCCGGAGTCGGCCGCAGCTGCAGGAGCGTCAGTTCGACACCCTCCGGGCGCAGCACGCCGGAGAACAGGCGGGCGGGACGGGCCGGGGCGTCGGCAAGCGACGATTCCCGGAACATGATCTCCTGGGCCAGCACGACGCCCTCGATCTCGGCGGGCCAGGCCAACCGGGAGAGGTAATCGCCCAGCTCATCCGAACCCGGCAAGATGTGCTCCGGCAGCTCCTGGACCACCAGGGTCAGGGGGGCGGCGTCGTCCGGATCGGCGAGCTGATCGCTGATCAACAGCGTGGGGACCAGTGCAAACAGGGTCGGCGCCGCGTCCCACCCTTCGGAGTGGACGAACTCGACGGCCTCGAGCATGGCCTTATTGAGCGCGGGGGTGTTGAACTCGGAATGCGTCACTATCAATCCTTCGTTGGTCACGCGGGGGTGAACTTCTCTAGGCTAAGGACAGTACACCGGCACAAAACTACACATGAATGCTTAGGAGAAGGACTTGGCCACCGGCCTCTCGCAACCCTCCCCGTCCATTAACCGGCCACCTCGGGTGCTGAGCTGGATCATCGGCATTATCGCCGCGCTGTTCATCCTGGCCCCCCTCGCGGTCGGTTTCTACACCGACTGGCTCTGGTTCGGTGAAGTCGACTTCCGCGGAGTCTTCACCAAGGTGCTGCTCGTCCGCATCGCCCTCTTCTTCGTGTTCGCTCTCGTAGCGGGCTTCGTCGTATGGCTCGCAGGCTTCTTCACCTGGCGCAACCGTCCGGACAGCCTCGAAAACGTGGATCTGAACTCGCCGGTCCACCAGTACCGGCAGGCACTGGACAAATCTGTCCGCGGCCTGCTGATCGGCATCCCCGTGATTGTCGGCGTCTTCGCCGGTTTCATCGGCCAGGGCACCTGGCGCACCGTGATGATGTTCCTCAACGCCGAACCATTCGGGCAGACCGACGCGCAGTTCGGCCATGACCTCGGTTTCTATGCCTTCACCCTGCCGCTGCTGCGCCTGCTCGTGGACACCTTCTCCATGCTGCTTGTCGTCGCCTTCATCATCGGGCTGGTCGGGCACTACCTGCTGGGCAGCATCCGGATCGGCAACCAGGCAATGGGAATCAAGGGCCACATCTCCCGCGGCGCCCGCGTCCAGCTCGCCATCACCGGCGGCCTGTGGATGCTGCTCCAGGTGGCCTCCTACTTCCTGGACCGCTACACCCTCCTCTACGCCAGCCAGGAGACCTTCACCGGCGCCAGCTACACCGACATCAACGCCGTGCTGCCGGCCAAGATCATCCTCATGATCATCGCGGCCTTCGTCGCGGTGGCGTTCTTCTCCGCCATCGTGCTCAAGGATCTGCGTATCCCCGCGCTCGGCGTGGTGCTCCTGCTGCTGTCCTCCTTCGTCATCGGCGTCGCCTGGCCGCTGCTCATGGAGCGCTTCTCCGTCCAGCCGAACCGTGTGGCCAAGGAGTCGGAGTACATCGCCCGCAATATCGAGGCCACCCGCCACTCCTA
Protein-coding sequences here:
- a CDS encoding PPA1309 family protein; protein product: MLEAVEFVHSEGWDAAPTLFALVPTLLISDQLADPDDAAPLTLVVQELPEHILPGSDELGDYLSRLAWPAEIEGVVLAQEIMFRESSLADAPARPARLFSGVLRPEGVELTLLQLRPTPEEIEESGPFAEDKIDLRGGPEVAPGVLQALRYGLEQDPELLD